In the Candidatus Cloacimonas acidaminovorans str. Evry genome, one interval contains:
- a CDS encoding DRTGG domain-containing protein — translation MTLRDIVELLEAEVLYEGADLNREVPCAFASDLISDILMCTKEPTLLLTGLTNNQVIRLADMIDLIGIVFVRGKKPMQDVIDMAKERGLPLVATNMTLYRSSGILYNAGLRSCRI, via the coding sequence TGACCTTACGAGATATTGTAGAACTTCTGGAAGCGGAAGTTCTTTACGAAGGAGCTGATTTGAACCGGGAAGTTCCCTGTGCCTTTGCCTCGGATTTAATTTCCGATATTCTGATGTGCACCAAGGAGCCAACCCTGCTTTTAACCGGACTTACCAATAATCAGGTAATCCGTCTTGCCGATATGATAGATTTAATAGGCATTGTTTTCGTTCGTGGTAAAAAACCAATGCAAGATGTTATTGATATGGCAAAAGAACGAGGTCTTCCATTAGTTGCGACTAATATGACTTTATACCGTTCAAGTGGGATATTATATAATGCAGGACTCCGCAGTTGCCGAATTTGA